From Cervus canadensis isolate Bull #8, Minnesota chromosome 28, ASM1932006v1, whole genome shotgun sequence, one genomic window encodes:
- the LOC122429726 gene encoding ubiquitin D-like, whose protein sequence is MATVVDVTVYSEQWRPMTFTAHAGDRVNKINEHVRSRTKVPVQEQVLQLGSKTLKSQRTLSSYGIDKETTIHLTLKVVKPSDEELPLVLVEPGDEGQRHELQVRRSSSVTQVKEMIKMKTAIPPKKQIVNCNGKKLEDGKIMGDYGIKKGHLLFLTYHCIGG, encoded by the exons ATGGCCACTGTCGTCGAT GTGACTGTCTACTCTGAGCAATGGAGACCAATGACCTTCACTGCCCATGCGGGAGACAGAGTGAATAAGATCAATGAACATGTCCGGTCTAGGACCAAGGTTCCCGTTCAGGAACAGGTCCTCCAGCTGGGCTCGAAGACCCTGAAGTCCCAGAGAACTCTGTCATCGTATGGCATCGACAAGGAGACGACCATCCACCTCACCCTGAAGGTGGTGAAGCCCAGTGATGAGGAGCTGCCCTTGGTTTTGGTGGAGCCGGGTGATGAGGGGCAGAGGCATGAGCTCCAGGTGCGAAGGTCCAGCTCAGTGACCCAGGTGAAGGAGATGATCAAGATGAAGACCGCTATACCCCCTAAGAAGCAGATTGTGAACTGCAATGGAAAAAAACTGGAAGATGGGAAGATCATGGGAGATTATGGCATCAAAAAGGGCCATTTACTCTTCCTGACATACCACTGCATTGGCGGGTGA
- the LOC122429232 gene encoding putative olfactory receptor 2I1 → MWTLEKLLLPGAALLAVRLEGRLTPLPRRGHQLPLPGLSPLTFPPLTSSSPEDPPSKVPPAHRHPLRKWPPPLTLQNKGNLSTEERFLLLGFSDWPSLQPVLFVLVLLCYLLTLMGNSALVLLAVREPRLHTPMYYFLCHLALVDTGFTTSVVPSLLANLRGRALRLERGGCLAQLCASLALGSAECVLLAVMALDRAAAVCRPLRYAGLTSPRLCHALAGAAWLGGLTNSAAQTALLAARPLCAPRRVDHFICELPALLQLACDGGGQDSTERQMFAARVFILLVPSAVILASYGGVARAVWGMRTRGSRRKAVGTCGSHLTAVCLFYGSAIYTYLQPAHNYNQRRGKFISLFYTVVTPALNPLIYTLRNKEVKGAAKRLLGGVGGGQDAQ, encoded by the exons ATGTGGACCCTGGAAAAGCTTCTCCTCCCTGGGGCTGCGCTGTTGGCGGTTCGTTTGGAGGGGCGGCTGACGCCCTTGCCCCGCCGCGGGCATCA GCTTCCTCTTCCCGGCCTCTCTCCCCTGACTTTCCCTCCCTTAACTTCTTCATCCCCAGAGGACCCACCCTCTAAGGTGCCTCCCGCTCACAGGCATCCGCTCAGGAAGTGGCCTCCGCCCCTCACTCTGCAGAACAAG GGCAACCTCAGCACAGAGGAGCGCTTCCTCCTGCTGGGCTTCTCCGACTGGCCCTCCCTGCAGCCTGTCCTCTTCGTCCTGGTCCTCCTCTGCTACCTCCTGACTCTGATGGGCAACTCGGCGCTGGTGCTGCTGGCGGTGCGCGAGCCGCGACTACACACGCCCATGTACTACTTCCTCTGCCACCTGGCCCTGGTGGATACGGGCTTCACCACGAGCGTGGTGCCATCCCTGCTGGCCAACCTGCGCGGCCGGGCGCTGAGGCTGGAGCGCGGCGGCTGCCTGGCGCAGCTGTGCGCATCGCTGGCGCTGGGCTCGGCCGAGTGCGTCCTCCTGGCGGTGATGGCTCTGGACCGCGCAGCCGCCGTGTGTCGCCCGCTGCGCTACGCCGGCCTCACCTCCCCGCGCCTCTGCCACGCGCTGGCCGGCGCCGCCTGGCTCGGTGGCCTCACCAACTCTGCCGCGCAAACCGCGCTCCTGGCCGCTCGGCCGCTGTGCGCGCCCCGACGGGTGGACCACTTCATCTGCGAGCTGCCCGCGCTGCTCCAGCTGGCCTGCGACGGCGGCGGCCAGGACTCCACCGAGCGCCAGATGTTTGCTGCCCGCGTCTTCATCCTGCTGGTGCCTTCCGCCGTCATCCTGGCCTCTTATGGCGGCGTGGCCCGCGCTGTATGGGGCATGAGGACCAGAGGCAGCCGCAGGAAAGCGGTGGGCACCTGTGGGTCTCACCTGACAGCCGTCTGCCTGTTCTATGGCTCAGCCATCTACACCTACCTGCAACCCGCGCACAACTACAACCAACGGCGAGGCaagttcatttctcttttctacaCTGTAGTCACACCCGCCCTCAACCCACTCATCTACACCCTCAGGAATAAGGAAGTGAAGGGGGCAGCGAAGAGGCtcctggggggtgtggggggagggcaAGATGCACAGTGA
- the LOC122429785 gene encoding olfactory receptor 10C1: protein MPTNTSVVTEFILVGFSRLANLQGFLFSFFLTVYLLTVAGNLLIVVLVSADAALRTPMYFFLRNLSTLEIGYTSVTVPLLLHHLLTGQRRIPRSGCALQMFFFLLFGATECCLLAAMAYDRYAAICQPLRYPLLLSQRTCLCLAGSAWACGALVGLGHTSFIFSLPFCGPNAIPHFLCEIQAVLQLVCGNTSLNELQIILAAALLILCPFGLILGSYGRILATIFRIPSAAGRLKAFSTCSSHLVVVCLFYGTAIFIYIRRKASYDPASDPLVSLFYAVVTPILNPIIYSLRNADVKAALKRTIQKMGPAKI, encoded by the coding sequence ATGCCTACAAACACCTCCGTGGTGACTGAATTCATTCTTGTCGGCTTCTCCCGCCTGGCCAACCTCCAGggcttcctcttctccttctttctcaCCGTCTACCTGCTCACCGTGGCCGGCAACCTCCTCATCGTGGTGCTGGTCTCCGCTGACGCTGCCCTCCggacccccatgtacttcttccttcGAAACCTCTCAACCCTGGAGATCGGCTACACGTCTGTCACGGTCCCCCTGCTGCTTCACCACCTCCTCACCGGTCAGCGCCGCATCCCTCGCTCTGGTTGTGCTCTCCAAatgttcttctttctccttttcggTGCCACAGAGTGTTGCCTCCTGGCagccatggcctatgaccgctacgcCGCCATATGCCAACCCCTTCGCTACCCACTGCTACTGAGCCAACGGACGTGCCTGTGTCTAGCTGGGTCAGCGTGGGCCTGCGGGGCACTGGTGGGCCTGGGCCACACCTCCTTTATCTTCTCCTTGCCCTTCTGCGGCCCCAATGCCATCCCACACTTCCTCTGTGAGATCCAGGCTGTCCTGCAGCTGGTATGCGGGAACACCTCTCTCAACGAACTACAGATTATCCTGGCCGCTGCtctcctcatcctctgtccctttGGCCTCATCCTGGGTTCCTACGGGCGTATCCTGGCTACTATCTTCCGGATCCCCTCTGCTGCTGGCCGCCtcaaagccttctccacctgctcttcCCACCTGGTGGTGGTGTGCCTTTTCTATGGCACCGCCATCTTTATCTACATCCGGCGGAAGGCCAGCTATGATCCTGCCAGTGACCCTCTTGTCTCCCTCTTCTATGCTGTAGTCACCCCCATCCTCAATCCCATCATCTACAGCCTCCGGAACGCTGATGTCAAGGCTGCCCTAAAGAGAACCATCCAGAAAATGGGGCCGGCAAAAATTTGA